One Primulina huaijiensis isolate GDHJ02 chromosome 8, ASM1229523v2, whole genome shotgun sequence genomic region harbors:
- the LOC140983460 gene encoding purple acid phosphatase 2-like, protein MNFQFIHIEFVYPLVGLTLIALIGLSKGGTTSSYVRKNGLSEDMPLDSDVFQAPPGYNAPQQVHITQGDRRGRAVIVSWITPDEPGSNQVIYWDETSPIKRSAEAIVVRYNFYNYTSGYIHHASIEKLKYGTKYYYEVGLGDTKRQFWFFTPPKPGPDVPYTFGLIGDLGQTHDSNRTLTHYELNPMKGQTLLFVGDLSYADSYPFHDNKRWDTWGRFIERNAGYQPWIWTAGNHEIDFVPDHGETKPFKPYKHRFFVPYRSSASTSPLWYSIKRASAYIIVMSSYSAYGKYTPQYKWLTSELQKVNRKVTPWLIVLVHCPMYSSYVHHFMEGETMRVLYEPWFVKYRVDVVFAGHVHAYERSERISNIAYNVVNGECTPTSDDSAPVYITIGDGGNQEGLVKKMTQPQPSYSAHREASFGHGIFDIKNRTHAYFGWHRNQDKYAVEADSVWLLNRYWKSVEETSVAVL, encoded by the exons ATGAATTTTCAGTTTATTCATATTGAATTTGTGTATCCACTAGTGGGTTTGACTCTTATTGCCCTGATCGGGCTTTCTAAAGGTGGGACAACAAGTAGTTATGTCCGAAAGAATGGGCTGAGTGAAGATATGCCACTGGACAGCGATGTGTTTCAAGCACCTCCTGGTTACAATGCTCCCCAGCAA GTTCACATTACGCAAGGGGACCGTAGAGGCAGGGCTGTAATTGTCTCTTGGATTACACCGGATGAGCCTGGTTCAAATCAAGTGATCTACTGGGATGAAACTAGTCCGATCAAAAGATCTGCAGAAGCCATTGTTGTCCGATACAATTTCTATAATTATACCTCTGGTTACATTCATCATGCCTCTATCGAGAAATTGAAG TATGGTACCAAATACTACTACGAGGTTGGACTTGGTGATACAAAACGACAGTTTTGGTTCTTTACACCTCCTAAACCAGGCCCTGATGTTCCTTATACATTTGGTCTTATAG GTGATCTTGGTCAAACACATGATTCCAATCGAACGCTAACTCATTATGAGCTCAACCCGATGAAAGGCCAGACTTTGCTGTTTGTTGGAGACCTGTCCTATGCTGATAGCTATCCATTTCATGATAACAAAAGGTGGGATACATGGGGGCGATTCATAGAGAGAAATGCAGGATATCAACCATGGATTTGGACTGCTGGGAATCATGAAATTGATTTTGTTCCAGATCAT GGTGAAACGAAACCCTTCAAACCCTACAAACACCGTTTTTTCGTACCTTATAGATCATCAGCAAGTACATCTCCCCTTTGGTATTCAATCAAGAGAGCTTCTGCATACATAATTGTCATGTCTTCCTACTCAGCATATG GGAAATATACACCTCAATACAAATGGCTCACAAGTGAGCTGCAGAAAGTGAACCGCAAAGTGACACCATGGCTCATTGTACTCGTGCACTGTCCAATGTATAGCAGCTATGTTCATCACTTTATGGAAGGGGAGACTATGCGAGTTTTATATGAACCATGGTTTGTGAAGTACAGAGTCGATGTAGTATTTGCTGGTCATGTTCATGCATACGAACGATCT GAACGTATATCCAACATTGCATACAACGTTGTTAATGGAGAATGCACTCCAACAAGCGACGACTCTGCTCCAGTCTATATCACCATTGGAGACGGAGGAAATCAAGAAGGCCTAGTCAAGAA GATGACACAGCCGCAACCAAGTTACTCCGCTCATCGTGAAGCCAGCTTTGGTCATGGCATATTCGATATAAAGAACCGGACTCATGCATATTTTGGTTGGCATCGCAATCAAGATAAATATGCTGTGGAAGCTGACTCTGTTTGGTTACTTAACCGGTACTGGAAATCTGTTGAAGAAACTTCTGTAGCTGTACTATGA